From the genome of Leptospira andrefontaineae, one region includes:
- a CDS encoding TetR/AcrR family transcriptional regulator, whose translation MKQGPRTPVQSRSKERLDLILRTARELIGERGIDAVSMREIAQSAGIQIGSLYQYFPGKNSLLLTIMREYYDRIYAGTKALLDQVNNAEELETVGEKAIIQFAEFFQKDTALANLWAGARAVPELVSEDILDSYRNAELIVKTVLRCLPELKENDIKPFALFLSHTLGTIVRFAGEIEKAQGKAVLKECQEIFRLRLKSLVDLSKSSRKKSK comes from the coding sequence ATGAAGCAGGGCCCGCGCACCCCAGTACAATCTAGAAGCAAAGAAAGATTAGATCTGATCCTAAGGACTGCGAGGGAACTGATTGGAGAAAGAGGGATAGATGCCGTCAGCATGAGAGAAATCGCTCAATCTGCAGGAATACAAATTGGATCTTTATACCAATATTTTCCGGGAAAAAACTCTCTCCTACTCACGATCATGAGAGAATATTATGACAGAATTTACGCCGGAACAAAAGCTCTCTTAGATCAGGTCAATAACGCAGAAGAGTTAGAAACCGTTGGTGAAAAAGCAATCATACAATTCGCAGAATTTTTCCAAAAAGATACTGCACTTGCAAATCTTTGGGCGGGAGCAAGAGCCGTTCCGGAATTAGTCTCGGAAGATATTTTAGACAGTTACAGAAATGCTGAATTGATAGTAAAGACCGTATTACGTTGTCTACCTGAGCTAAAGGAAAACGATATAAAACCTTTTGCACTCTTTCTTAGTCATACTCTGGGCACGATCGTTCGTTTTGCCGGTGAAATCGAAAAAGCGCAAGGAAAAGCAGTTCTCAAAGAATGTCAGGAAATATTCAGGCTCAGATTAAAATCTCTGGTCGATCTTTCAAAATCTTCGCGAAAAAAAAGTAAATAA
- a CDS encoding extracellular solute-binding protein, producing the protein MNLTLRNSKFLKICYFTLLLSVITFVLNGCKEKEEVQISVATEDLPWEGDPNSIPEALRKPNPATSPNAKRGGIFRIYSHQYPKSLNWYLENFSTTAEIFGQMFEPLLERHPITLEPLPKLASSWKISSDKKTFTFNLDKNARWSDGKPITAKDVLFTYEIIMNKKNNTALHRIDLSRFESPKLVNEYEVEFTQKEIHWKNFEFIAYDFFILPEHYYNGKDFNKENFEFPVTSGPYELQSAKKGIYVKMKRRNDYWMRAYPFYKGTDNFDTLIFKVFNDDAVAFQAFKKGDIDLYPVYKAATWVQDTTGEPFDKNYIIKQKIYNDKKSGFQGWAFNMRRKPFDDVRIRKAIAHLVNRKLMVDKLAFGEYQLTDSYYGSVWEEGQLPNPAIDYDPEAAKKLFAEAGWKPNAKGFLEKDGQQFVIHILERDRSVEKYFTLFMERVKELGIQVTIESTDLANWSERMDKYDFDVTWAAWGAGSSFPDPEHHWDSKYANENGQNNYNGFRNPEVDKLIEQQKTEFDIKKRTEILKKIDKILTKEVPYVLLWGIKSTRVLYWNRFGTPENPLARYSGEGAAKSLWWIDEEKDKALENSKKNKTALPTYKRDLYYHSK; encoded by the coding sequence TTGAACCTTACTCTAAGAAATTCCAAATTCCTGAAAATTTGCTATTTTACACTTTTATTATCCGTAATCACATTCGTTTTAAACGGATGTAAAGAGAAAGAAGAAGTCCAAATCTCCGTAGCCACTGAAGATCTTCCTTGGGAAGGAGATCCAAACAGTATCCCGGAAGCTTTGAGAAAACCGAATCCTGCTACTTCTCCTAATGCAAAAAGGGGAGGGATATTTCGGATCTATAGTCATCAGTATCCTAAATCTCTGAACTGGTATTTAGAGAATTTTTCCACCACTGCTGAGATTTTTGGTCAGATGTTCGAGCCACTTTTAGAAAGACATCCGATTACATTGGAGCCTCTTCCTAAACTTGCTTCTTCTTGGAAGATCTCTTCCGATAAAAAAACTTTTACATTCAATCTGGACAAGAATGCCAGATGGAGCGACGGCAAACCTATTACTGCTAAAGACGTATTATTCACTTATGAAATTATAATGAATAAGAAGAATAATACTGCACTTCATCGGATTGATCTTTCTCGTTTCGAGTCTCCAAAGTTAGTAAATGAATATGAGGTCGAATTTACTCAAAAAGAGATCCATTGGAAAAATTTTGAATTTATCGCTTATGATTTCTTTATTCTACCGGAACATTATTATAATGGAAAAGATTTTAATAAGGAGAATTTTGAATTCCCTGTGACTTCCGGGCCTTATGAATTGCAGTCCGCCAAAAAAGGTATCTACGTGAAGATGAAACGTAGAAACGATTATTGGATGAGGGCTTATCCTTTTTATAAGGGAACGGATAATTTTGATACACTTATCTTTAAAGTGTTTAACGACGATGCGGTTGCATTCCAGGCATTCAAAAAAGGTGATATAGATCTATATCCAGTCTATAAGGCTGCGACTTGGGTCCAAGATACTACCGGAGAACCTTTCGATAAGAATTATATCATAAAACAAAAGATCTATAATGATAAGAAGTCGGGCTTCCAAGGTTGGGCTTTTAATATGAGAAGAAAACCTTTCGATGATGTTCGTATCAGAAAGGCGATCGCTCATTTGGTGAACAGAAAACTTATGGTAGACAAACTTGCGTTTGGAGAATACCAACTTACGGATTCTTATTATGGTTCCGTATGGGAAGAAGGGCAATTACCGAATCCTGCTATAGACTACGATCCAGAAGCTGCTAAAAAACTTTTTGCAGAAGCAGGATGGAAACCGAATGCGAAAGGTTTCTTGGAAAAAGACGGCCAACAATTCGTGATCCATATCTTGGAAAGAGATAGAAGCGTGGAGAAATATTTTACTCTATTCATGGAAAGAGTGAAAGAGCTAGGTATCCAAGTTACTATTGAAAGCACGGATCTTGCTAACTGGTCTGAAAGAATGGACAAATATGATTTTGATGTTACTTGGGCCGCCTGGGGAGCAGGCAGTTCTTTTCCGGATCCTGAACATCATTGGGATTCCAAATACGCGAATGAGAACGGACAGAATAATTATAACGGTTTTAGAAATCCTGAAGTAGATAAACTTATAGAGCAGCAAAAAACCGAATTCGATATTAAAAAAAGAACGGAAATCCTGAAGAAGATAGATAAGATCTTAACGAAAGAAGTTCCATATGTTCTTCTTTGGGGAATTAAATCCACAAGAGTACTTTACTGGAATAGATTCGGAACTCCTGAAAACCCACTCGCCAGATATTCTGGAGAGGGTGCAGCCAAGTCTCTATGGTGGATCGACGAAGAGAAAGATAAGGCCTTGGAAAATTCTAAGAAGAATAAAACAGCTCTCCCTACTTATAAAAGAGACTTGTACTACCATTCCAAATAA
- a CDS encoding RelA/SpoT family protein codes for MGFVKAPATKEMLIEGVRETMGPEALEMIEKAYKVSEDSHQGQFRLSGEPYIVHPLQVGFILYELGLDEKVISAGILHDVIEDTKYTKEDMVRDFGTEITQLVEGVTKISQIKSQSKETEAAENIRKIIIATIQDIRVILIKLADKTHNMRTLSFQPPEKQRRIANETLSLYAPIAGRLGIYSVKSELEDLAFQVIFPEEYQDIKKRISAKKSEREDYIEKLQLILKQRLAEIQINANVEGRAKHFFSIYRKMKTKEKTFDEIFDLRAIRIVTDEIKDCYGVLGIVHTLWSPVPGRFKDYIATPKTNMYQSLHTTVIGPDGKPLEVQIRTAEMNAIAEFGIAAHWVYKEGKTHANERHLTVKWLEVLQTWQDSSLDPKEFLEELKYDLHEDEVFVFTPKGEIIQLPKGATVLDFAFRIHTDVGLHCKGAKINGRMIPLRTELRSGDQVEVVVDKRSKPSPIWLRIVKTPSARQKLRAYFRKLREETSKDLEQGAESAAELTLNAEVLEELKRKPSEKVSKQTHQQGQVPGGKILVAGLRDIPVRLSGCCSPLPGDQIIGFVTRGRGVSVHKKNCNVALKQREEEQLRQITVDWDYGQTEPVPVRVEVKAKDRQGIYLEMVKSISGTQTNILEAGASTVQKDTLMARFMIEVEHLDQLKEILGNLKRIPDVVFAHRVK; via the coding sequence ATGGGATTTGTTAAGGCTCCTGCCACCAAAGAAATGTTAATCGAAGGAGTTCGGGAAACTATGGGCCCCGAAGCCTTGGAAATGATCGAGAAGGCCTATAAGGTTTCCGAAGATTCTCACCAAGGTCAGTTCCGTCTTTCGGGTGAACCTTATATTGTTCACCCTCTTCAAGTAGGTTTTATTCTATATGAATTGGGTCTGGATGAGAAGGTAATCTCTGCAGGTATCCTTCATGATGTGATCGAAGACACAAAATACACAAAAGAAGATATGGTCCGAGATTTCGGAACTGAGATCACTCAACTTGTGGAAGGTGTAACTAAAATTTCCCAGATCAAAAGCCAATCCAAAGAGACGGAAGCTGCTGAGAATATTCGAAAGATCATTATCGCAACAATTCAAGACATTCGGGTTATTCTGATCAAACTTGCAGATAAAACCCATAATATGAGGACTCTTTCTTTCCAACCTCCTGAAAAGCAGAGAAGGATCGCAAACGAAACTCTTTCATTATACGCTCCTATTGCGGGAAGACTTGGTATCTATTCGGTAAAATCGGAACTGGAAGATCTGGCATTCCAAGTTATCTTTCCGGAAGAATACCAGGACATTAAAAAAAGGATCAGTGCTAAAAAGTCTGAAAGAGAAGACTATATCGAAAAATTACAGCTGATCCTGAAGCAGAGACTCGCAGAGATCCAGATCAACGCGAATGTAGAAGGAAGAGCAAAACATTTCTTCTCTATCTATCGTAAGATGAAAACGAAGGAAAAAACCTTCGATGAAATTTTCGATCTAAGAGCAATCCGTATCGTTACGGATGAGATCAAAGATTGTTACGGAGTACTCGGAATTGTGCATACACTTTGGTCTCCTGTTCCAGGAAGATTTAAGGATTATATCGCAACTCCTAAGACGAATATGTATCAATCACTTCATACAACTGTGATCGGTCCGGATGGAAAACCTTTGGAAGTACAGATCCGTACTGCTGAGATGAATGCGATCGCTGAATTCGGGATCGCTGCTCACTGGGTTTACAAAGAAGGTAAAACTCATGCTAACGAAAGACATCTAACAGTGAAGTGGTTGGAAGTCTTACAAACCTGGCAGGATTCTTCTTTGGATCCTAAGGAATTTTTAGAAGAATTAAAATACGATCTTCATGAGGACGAGGTATTCGTTTTCACTCCTAAGGGAGAAATTATACAACTTCCTAAAGGTGCAACAGTTCTAGATTTTGCATTTAGAATCCATACCGATGTGGGTTTGCATTGTAAGGGAGCTAAGATCAACGGTAGAATGATCCCTCTTCGAACTGAATTACGTAGTGGTGACCAGGTAGAAGTTGTTGTGGATAAAAGATCCAAACCTTCTCCTATCTGGCTTCGTATTGTTAAAACTCCTTCTGCAAGACAAAAGTTACGCGCTTATTTCAGAAAACTCAGAGAAGAGACGAGCAAGGATCTGGAACAGGGTGCAGAGAGTGCAGCGGAACTTACTCTAAATGCGGAAGTATTAGAGGAACTTAAACGTAAACCTTCTGAAAAAGTTTCTAAACAAACCCATCAACAAGGTCAAGTTCCTGGTGGAAAAATTTTGGTCGCAGGACTAAGAGATATTCCAGTTCGTCTTTCAGGTTGTTGTTCTCCTCTTCCGGGAGATCAAATCATCGGTTTCGTGACTAGAGGACGTGGCGTTTCAGTCCATAAAAAGAATTGTAATGTTGCCTTAAAACAAAGAGAAGAAGAACAACTTAGACAGATTACAGTGGATTGGGACTACGGCCAAACGGAGCCTGTGCCAGTTCGAGTAGAAGTGAAAGCAAAGGATCGCCAGGGAATTTATCTGGAGATGGTAAAAAGTATCTCGGGAACTCAGACGAATATTCTGGAGGCCGGAGCTTCTACTGTCCAAAAGGATACTTTGATGGCCCGTTTCATGATAGAAGTGGAACATTTAGATCAATTGAAAGAGATCCTAGGCAACCTAAAACGGATCCCAGACGTTGTCTTTGCTCATAGGGTTAAATAA
- the nadC gene encoding carboxylating nicotinate-nucleotide diphosphorylase, with translation MKRAYTKPISETSAADYFPLAKMAWDEDCPDQDITSVSLFSPDQKSVAYLNAREEGILCGSGVAEVLSKLSDGDLQFNFFFKDGEKFVKGDKIAEIQGSLLSMLRVERILLNFLQYLSGISTSTRKIVDQYGSKGIMILDTRKTLPGYRKLAKYAVYCGGGSNHRLDLSEMAMIKDNHLALFGSAKIPVGKIRSNFPGRMVELEIDSLDQLEDALEAEPDVLMLDNFNIPDTRKAFQRVKEKNPKILIECSGGITPEKLEALSEFPGVGVSMGYLTHTTRFLDLGLDIRT, from the coding sequence GTGAAGAGGGCTTATACTAAGCCTATATCAGAGACGAGCGCAGCGGATTATTTTCCTCTCGCGAAAATGGCATGGGACGAGGATTGTCCTGACCAAGATATAACGTCCGTATCCTTATTCTCTCCAGATCAAAAGTCGGTCGCATATTTAAACGCAAGAGAAGAAGGTATTCTCTGCGGAAGCGGAGTCGCTGAAGTATTATCCAAACTTTCCGATGGAGATTTGCAATTTAACTTCTTCTTTAAAGACGGAGAAAAATTCGTCAAAGGAGATAAGATCGCAGAGATCCAAGGCAGTCTTCTCTCCATGTTGCGCGTAGAAAGAATCCTTCTAAACTTCTTACAATATCTTTCCGGTATTTCCACTTCTACTAGAAAGATCGTAGATCAGTACGGGTCAAAGGGTATAATGATCCTGGATACCAGAAAGACCCTGCCAGGTTACAGAAAACTTGCAAAGTATGCTGTGTATTGCGGGGGAGGTTCCAACCATAGATTGGATCTTTCTGAAATGGCGATGATCAAAGACAATCATTTGGCTTTATTCGGATCTGCAAAAATCCCTGTAGGAAAGATCAGATCCAATTTTCCGGGCAGAATGGTGGAATTAGAAATAGATTCCTTGGACCAACTGGAAGATGCACTCGAGGCGGAACCAGACGTTTTAATGTTAGATAATTTTAATATACCTGATACGCGCAAAGCCTTCCAAAGGGTAAAAGAAAAAAATCCTAAAATTCTAATAGAATGTTCCGGAGGTATTACTCCGGAAAAATTAGAAGCATTGTCCGAATTTCCCGGAGTAGGAGTGAGCATGGGATACCTGACTCATACTACCAGATTTTTGGATCTCGGCTTGGATATAAGGACCTAA
- a CDS encoding lipoprotein LipL71, with translation MKTFRAISFPSLVLGVLGFLVACGSELPVKELAEAKTAITRAKDAGAERYASGEFEEARKSLLTAHEKASNEDLGETKKSAEYAKSKAYDALEKSYPQLTEESKTQANTAINEADEAYASQLAAEPYNNAVELKKEGDTLRDNADRTLESYPKESGDDAKLKTRLAAFDQYEQSNKKYLESKKAATDAKSLALSQKQQLIDSLADIEKNLDDADRYAGGQDPEVAQTRERLNAAKGKIDEGKIKEGYSEVDDIRKKSAELVAKNIQAYALKKKVEAKDSIGKAKDKLAGIDQSKLKSSKDLQTSYQRADENLKAADESLVSAEELYSSEKYEDSIGRSEEAIRLSRIVVDQSDDIAERLRTGSSVAGRKGDAGDSTSSTKKGEDSTASSSGELPEGWKKYVVRKKIPADCLWRIAAYKQHYGTSKLWKRIYEANRSKIRNANLIYPKQVLLIPPAKGSTKFDPKKAPKKQTGSDKVEASTPEEKKEETTTPPASTSEQEPEEEEPSTPAPSTESEQPSDSGEQESDEEAR, from the coding sequence ATGAAAACTTTTCGAGCTATATCGTTCCCATCATTGGTACTGGGAGTTTTAGGATTCTTAGTTGCTTGTGGTTCGGAACTACCCGTAAAAGAATTGGCGGAAGCAAAAACCGCTATCACTCGCGCTAAAGATGCAGGCGCAGAAAGATACGCTTCCGGAGAATTCGAAGAAGCTCGCAAAAGTCTTTTGACCGCTCATGAAAAAGCTTCTAACGAAGATTTGGGCGAGACTAAAAAAAGTGCCGAATATGCAAAAAGTAAAGCATATGATGCATTAGAAAAATCTTATCCTCAATTGACTGAGGAGTCAAAAACACAAGCTAATACCGCTATCAACGAAGCGGATGAGGCTTATGCTTCTCAACTTGCTGCAGAACCTTATAATAATGCAGTAGAACTTAAGAAAGAAGGGGACACTCTTAGAGACAATGCAGACCGCACTTTGGAATCCTATCCTAAGGAATCCGGAGACGATGCAAAACTTAAGACTCGTCTTGCTGCTTTCGATCAGTACGAACAAAGTAATAAAAAATATCTGGAGTCCAAAAAGGCAGCAACTGATGCTAAGTCTTTGGCTCTTTCCCAAAAACAACAGCTAATCGATTCTCTTGCAGATATCGAAAAAAATCTGGATGATGCGGACAGATATGCAGGCGGCCAAGACCCAGAAGTAGCTCAAACAAGAGAACGTTTGAATGCTGCAAAAGGTAAGATTGACGAAGGAAAAATCAAAGAAGGTTATTCCGAAGTCGATGATATCCGCAAAAAATCAGCAGAACTTGTAGCAAAAAATATCCAAGCTTACGCGCTTAAGAAAAAGGTAGAAGCGAAAGATTCTATCGGAAAAGCTAAGGATAAACTAGCTGGAATTGATCAATCCAAACTGAAATCCAGCAAAGATCTCCAAACTTCTTACCAAAGAGCTGATGAGAACTTAAAAGCGGCGGATGAGTCTTTAGTTTCCGCAGAAGAGTTATATTCTTCCGAAAAATACGAAGATTCTATCGGTAGATCAGAAGAAGCGATCAGACTTTCTCGTATCGTAGTAGATCAGTCTGATGATATCGCAGAAAGATTACGCACTGGATCTTCAGTAGCAGGTCGCAAAGGTGATGCAGGAGATTCCACTTCTTCCACCAAAAAAGGAGAAGATTCAACTGCTTCTTCTTCCGGAGAACTTCCTGAAGGTTGGAAAAAATACGTAGTTCGTAAGAAAATTCCTGCAGATTGCCTCTGGAGAATTGCCGCTTACAAACAACATTACGGTACTTCTAAACTTTGGAAACGTATCTACGAAGCGAACCGTAGCAAGATCAGAAATGCAAACTTGATCTATCCAAAACAAGTATTGTTAATTCCTCCTGCTAAAGGATCTACTAAGTTCGATCCTAAAAAAGCTCCTAAAAAGCAGACTGGAAGCGACAAAGTAGAAGCTTCTACTCCAGAAGAGAAGAAGGAAGAGACTACAACTCCTCCTGCTTCCACTTCTGAGCAAGAACCGGAAGAAGAAGAGCCTTCTACTCCGGCACCTTCTACAGAAAGTGAGCAACCTTCTGATTCCGGTGAACAGGAAAGCGACGAAGAAGCTCGTTAA
- a CDS encoding STAS domain-containing protein: MEITRRESGNIVILDINGEIDLYNAPEIKDVIAKLIEEQKYYTIINLEKVSYIDSSGIGALISSLSNLKKYQGGLKIINVAGSVRKVFELTKLTSFFEIFDNEADAVAAFK; encoded by the coding sequence ATGGAAATCACCAGAAGGGAAAGCGGTAACATCGTAATTCTGGACATCAATGGGGAGATCGATTTATACAACGCCCCTGAGATTAAGGATGTGATCGCAAAGCTCATTGAAGAGCAGAAATACTATACTATTATCAATCTGGAAAAGGTCTCTTATATCGACTCATCCGGAATCGGTGCTTTGATTTCCAGCCTCTCTAACTTAAAAAAATACCAGGGCGGACTTAAGATTATCAATGTTGCGGGTTCCGTAAGAAAGGTATTTGAATTAACTAAATTAACGTCATTCTTCGAGATCTTTGATAACGAAGCTGATGCAGTCGCTGCCTTCAAATAA
- the tgt gene encoding tRNA guanosine(34) transglycosylase Tgt, with protein sequence MIYRSRVSDTHSFARTGVLSLNGIEIPTPVFMPVGTRGAVKSLDSDDIDELGYELILGNTYHLYLRPGTEVLEKFGGLKNFVSYKKALLTDSGGFQVFSLNSLVKFKQEGVEFRSHIDGSPHFFTPQKVIDIQRAIGSDIMMVLDDCPPGDGTVSRIKDALDRTHRWAEEAVNYWEKDKRNQFLFGIFQGGTNLDLRLESLDKIRSLPFSGIAIGGLSVGEPRPDFIRTMEGISSYTDRTRPLYLMGVGTVPDILEGVRNGVDMFDCVLPTRNARNGQVFTSQGKVNLRNEKWKLLDQPMDPECECKVCKRYSIGYIRHLHHVKELSAFSLSTYHNLHFMKKFMKELRHSIEVGNFSEFFVKWKNLYETPEISR encoded by the coding sequence ATGATCTATAGATCCAGAGTTTCAGACACACATTCTTTCGCTAGAACCGGAGTATTATCTCTCAACGGAATCGAAATTCCAACACCTGTATTCATGCCTGTGGGCACAAGAGGTGCAGTCAAATCCCTGGACTCTGACGATATAGACGAGTTAGGTTACGAACTGATCTTAGGAAATACCTATCATCTTTATCTTCGTCCCGGCACAGAGGTCCTAGAGAAATTTGGCGGGCTGAAAAATTTCGTTTCTTATAAAAAAGCTCTGCTCACTGACAGCGGTGGTTTCCAAGTTTTCAGTCTGAATTCTCTGGTAAAATTTAAACAAGAAGGTGTGGAGTTTCGCTCTCATATCGACGGAAGTCCTCATTTTTTCACTCCACAGAAAGTGATCGATATCCAACGAGCGATCGGCTCTGACATCATGATGGTTCTGGACGATTGTCCTCCTGGAGATGGAACTGTTTCGCGTATAAAAGATGCTCTAGACAGGACTCATCGTTGGGCAGAAGAAGCTGTGAATTACTGGGAGAAAGACAAACGTAATCAATTTCTATTCGGAATTTTCCAAGGCGGAACCAATTTAGATCTGAGATTAGAGAGTTTGGACAAGATCCGCTCACTTCCATTCTCCGGAATTGCGATCGGAGGTCTCTCCGTGGGAGAACCCAGACCTGATTTTATCAGAACTATGGAAGGAATTTCCTCGTACACCGATAGGACTAGACCATTATATCTGATGGGAGTAGGAACTGTTCCGGATATTTTGGAAGGAGTTCGAAACGGAGTCGATATGTTTGACTGCGTTCTTCCGACCCGCAACGCTAGAAATGGGCAAGTGTTCACCTCTCAAGGAAAAGTGAATCTCAGAAATGAAAAATGGAAGCTCTTAGATCAGCCGATGGACCCGGAATGCGAATGCAAAGTGTGTAAAAGATACAGTATTGGGTATATCAGACACCTACATCACGTGAAAGAGCTAAGTGCATTTTCCTTGAGCACGTACCATAATTTGCATTTTATGAAAAAGTTCATGAAAGAACTTCGACATTCCATCGAAGTTGGAAATTTCAGCGAGTTTTTTGTTAAATGGAAAAATTTGTACGAAACACCGGAAATTTCTCGTTGA
- a CDS encoding Fur family transcriptional regulator codes for MNKDRETEILKTVDDSIRMEMKTFSDYLQKKGLKITNQRMLVAERIFSLHNHFTAESLLEEFKDQRDKISKATIYRILSIMVEAKLLQEHNFGQDYKYYEHIIGHTHHDHIICGDCGRIVEFMDERIEQLQEQAAASNGFKITGHSLNIYGTCLDPNCPNKK; via the coding sequence ATGAACAAAGACCGAGAAACTGAAATTCTGAAAACCGTAGACGATTCCATCCGGATGGAGATGAAAACTTTTTCTGACTACTTGCAGAAGAAGGGGCTAAAGATCACCAACCAAAGGATGTTAGTCGCAGAACGTATTTTCTCCCTGCACAATCACTTTACCGCGGAAAGCCTACTGGAAGAATTCAAGGACCAGAGGGATAAAATTTCCAAGGCCACCATTTATAGGATTCTCTCTATCATGGTAGAAGCGAAGTTATTGCAAGAGCATAATTTCGGACAAGATTATAAGTATTACGAACATATTATAGGTCATACTCATCACGATCATATCATCTGTGGAGACTGCGGCAGGATCGTAGAATTCATGGACGAGAGGATCGAACAGTTGCAAGAGCAGGCTGCTGCAAGCAACGGATTTAAGATCACTGGTCATAGCTTGAATATTTACGGCACTTGTTTGGATCCGAATTGTCCGAACAAAAAATGA
- the lptE gene encoding LPS assembly lipoprotein LptE: MRLLVPIFLVFCLSNCTYITREPGNPPKIDGIPIPDSKRTVYVQNFRNNSYGIAMHTTLSDLVKQEINYRGRFIQTREKSQAAYRIYGEISHYQQVGALLDQGGQQLSKEMFVVCKVELQKAGGEKIPLERTEIPARIIYSDQVGFMETEGQAQTRLLKILAVRIAEEMERAWYYSIAGKIEGEEE; encoded by the coding sequence ATGAGGCTTCTTGTTCCGATTTTTCTGGTATTTTGCCTAAGTAATTGCACTTATATTACTCGGGAGCCCGGCAATCCCCCTAAAATTGATGGGATCCCTATCCCAGATTCCAAACGTACCGTGTATGTGCAGAATTTTAGGAACAATTCCTATGGGATCGCAATGCATACCACTCTCTCCGATCTGGTAAAACAAGAGATCAATTACCGAGGAAGATTTATCCAGACCAGGGAGAAGTCCCAAGCCGCATATCGTATCTACGGAGAGATCAGTCATTACCAACAAGTAGGAGCGCTTTTGGATCAGGGTGGCCAGCAGTTGAGTAAAGAGATGTTTGTTGTCTGCAAGGTAGAACTCCAAAAAGCAGGCGGCGAAAAAATTCCATTAGAAAGAACGGAAATCCCTGCAAGGATTATCTATTCAGACCAAGTTGGTTTTATGGAAACAGAGGGTCAGGCCCAGACCAGACTACTCAAAATTCTCGCAGTCCGTATAGCAGAAGAAATGGAAAGAGCCTGGTACTATTCTATAGCGGGCAAGATAGAAGGTGAGGAAGAGTAG